tgaTGTATTTGGACATtaatttacacgacaacagcgttttgggggcctgaaaacaggtttcaaagtgcaagtttttaaaaacaataccATTATCATCTCCATGCAATCCACAAAATCGTGAATTTGTGAAATCGGTGTGTTCAATCTATAGgcatgtagtgtttctttacaaagtgacactgccaactactggcctggcatgtataatacagcatttttaatagttttcgcAGATTTGTGTGAacagggatcgttttgacaacgttgtcgtCTGTACACGtaaaacgcaaaggaaaaacctgtccatttttagtacatcattgttgTGTCATCATTCCCTaatggggttctatatagaaccctaaGGTTTTTGACTCAATTTTACAGAACCCTTTATGCCAAAGGTGAAGCGGAGGGTGGTTACCTCTGCGGAGTGCATGCAAATCAtttaatgcacagctagccTTGATGGTCATGATGATCATTTGCCAGCATTGACAAGTTAAAGCTGTTATTGATGTTTGCAACACACTATTTGACCGGAAGGGTAAAAATTATGGTTATTTTCATCAGTTACAGCTCGTTAGATCTAGCATTCTGCCCGCTTTGAATCAGACACAGAGATACAGCAGTGCAataagattacatttatttctatgaatgaatgaattaaatatcGAGAGATGAAAGATGCATGTGTGAATtacctgtgtgtgtgcagtGCCTCTCTCTACAAACAATGAAGCTGTGACttcaattcattcaaaaacagagATGTTACCCCCCTCAttgctgagaaatataataGCTATTCAGTGAGCAAagctattttattaataaaagccATGGGGCAGCAACTGACTTGGAACTACCTGTGCATTAAATGGTTTTATTACACACCTTCCAGCCAATTAGAAGCGAGTATTAAGACAGACCATGGTATAAATAATGAGAAAGgtcttaaatgattgcatatTACTTTAATGTTTAAAGGGTAATTTCAAATttagtgataaagtatgtttacgaGTGGTTTGATTCATAAAAttttatcaacattaaaaattaatttaaaaattctaataaaactaaatccataaaacgATTACATGATGAGAACCTTTAAAACGTTCTATATATGAAGCGCTTGCTAAGTcactggtttgttctgctgaacactgTTAAATGAAGAAGGTAAGATAAGATCTGTCATGTGTTTTGGGACTGAAGGGTGAAGTTATATAAGGAAGTAGGCGGTCAGAACTCTTACTCAGTATTACGTGCGTGATGACAAAGGCGAAGATGAAGATGGTGAGGAAGGAGAGTGAGAGGATGAACAGGTAGAAGAACCGATAGTTCCTCCTCCCCACACAGTTGCCCACCCACGGGCAGTGATGATCAAATCTCTCTGAGGAAAAATGCACAATGTTAGCACTTCTTTGCATGATGCTGACTATTACATAAACATATTTGCAGACACATtcggtacacacacacatgcttacCCACGCAGTTGTCACATAGGCTGCAGTGTGAGGCCCGCGGCGGTCGGAAGATCTTGCAGGTAAAACAGTATTTGAGCTTGACTGTTTGGCCGTTAATGACCACCTCTCTGGTTCTGGGTGGTGGTCTGTAGCCTGGGCCACTCGGGCCGTTGGTTGCATCTGTGAAACCAGAACAGACCCGAGACCGATTCAGAGATCCATTCTGGCAGAAAATCAAAAAAGATGAGGAAGTCCTCTATGGTATGTCAGTATAAAGGAATGTTCCAGGAACTCAACTTCTGTGCCATGCTGTTGATCACTTCTAGAAAATGTATGATGCAAGGTGTTTGATGAGTTGTCTAAATCACATTATTCAATTTAAATATGTGTAATGCTTATGTAATGCTTATTCAATCTTGTGTATAAGGACTTGTGGCTGTACtttcaaaatagttttttttttttcaattattcaAAGGTTATTTTGTCTTGCCCCATATAGACATCCAACCTCCAAGCATTAGTGTACAttaatggttttttttttttaaattaagggCAAATTATTGTCCGTGGTAATTGACAGCATGTCACAAATGCTGAATCTGGAAAATTCTTTTACTGCAATaattcaccctaaaatgaagacacttttctttacatttattcaccctTTATTCAAAACCCTTCTATTAACGGCATTAATGTATTACTAAATTATCAAAATGataatttatataatgtaaacaacttgAGTTTTACTAAGCCACATGATAGCTTTGTATGAGAAAATGCCTGAATTATTCACTGCAAATCTTCCCTGCACTCTCAAATCATATAAAGTGTCTACAGAAAATCATCAAACCCCTTTGAAATACTTTGTCACACAACCTGAAATCAAAatctattacaaaaaaaaaaaaaccccaaccTTTTTCAGCTTTACATTTTCCTTATAACATCAAAgtaatgaaaactgaaaaactaGAAAGTAATCAGTCCCCTGATTTAATACATTTGCCCATTCTTCCTTGCAGAATTGCTCAAGCTATAGATTTTCATCCACAGATTTTTGGATTGAAGTCAAGACTCTGACTTggccactcaaggacattcacCTTCCTACCCTTAAGCCATTGCGgtatgtttaggatcattgtcgtGTTGGAAGGTAAATGACCAAAGCGCACCCAAATTCTTGAGGAAAACCTGCGTCCCTCTGCTAGACAGCTGAAGATGTGCAGGTCATTCATCTTCCAACActacaatgatcctaaacattCCGCAAAATGAACAACGTTGATTGTCCTTGAGTGGTCAAGTCAGAGTCAAATCTGTGGATGGACTTAAAGAGAGCAGTATATTGCCGCTCACCACAGAATTTGACTGAATTTGAGCAATTCTGCAAGGAAGAATGGGCAAAAATTGCCAAATCTAGGTGCAAAAAGGTAGTACATATCCAAAAAGAATTATGGCTGTAAATAAAGGAAAAGGTGGTAAAGTATTAAATCAGGGGACTGATAAATTTTACAACCCTATTAttctagtttttatttattttattttttttaattttcagaaCTGTTGCTTTTTCTTTCATTACTTTGATGTTGTAAGGCAAAATTTGTAAATAAAGCTGGAAAAGGATTTTTGGAATGGGTTTTGATTTAATTTGTCTTGTATTCAGCAAGtattcattaaattgatcaatttaaaaattaaagaatTTTACCTTAAGAAAGCCATTTCAAATGTCCTGAAAAATCCTGACAAAATTTtatagttttcacaaaaatattaagaagcacaactgttttcaacattgataataataataataataataataaataaatatttcttgagcagcaaatcagcatattagaatgatttctgaaggattactgaagactggagtaatgatgctgaaaattcagctttgcatcacagaaataaagttcattttaacatgttttaaaataaaacagttattttaaattgtaatatttcacaatattacagtttttactgtacatttgattaaataaatgcagccatggtgaGCATCATGTCAATGAACATCGATGTCAATGATGTTTGGTCATAAGACACACAAGAACCAATGGAATTTGGCATCAGTGGTGTCAGATTTTGTAGTCTGTTTCAGAGCTTCGGCGGAAAGGAAGATAAGTTAATAACTTAGATTTCAAAGCTATCATATGATTTCAGAATCCTTGGATAACAGTGCACTATATTTATGGTgcttttattatcatttttggaGATTCTTCAAAACTTCCCATTTGTGTTCCATAGAAGACAAGTCGCATGGGTTTTAAGGGTAagaaaattatgacagaaatttcatttttgagtgaactattgcTTTAATGGGGTGACATCATATGTAACCCTCAACACGCTATGCATCTTCTAAGCAGCACACAGCGCCGCCGGGGCTCACAGCAGTGTTTACTTGCTACTATATTATTCATACGAACAGCAGGGAAACATAACTCCATATCCCGAGCTTACAAACCTGAGCTAAAGTGCACTTCCTGGCTCTGCCCCAGTGATTTCAATTTTCCACCACTGGGGTCCACTAAATTCTGTCTGTCTCAACGAAAGACCAGCAAAGTCATTATAGAAGTGACTCCATTCAATTATAACCAGCAATTCACATGCAAGCAAATTAAATCAATCTGCGCACTGTGGAAAATCTCCAGTAATTTGTTGTGTTATGGCATAAAATGGCTCGGCCTGCAGTGATTTCACAGTACAATTCTGAATATAGTAAGAAATTACTGTTAAATCTTTCAGTGTGGTCCTTGCTGGCCCTTTAATAATACCCAAACCAACTATGAACAACCATTAACTTGTGACTGATTAAACTATCAGACTGAATAACATGAACAAATACTTTGAGGGACCATGAATCTTTCCTAGGGATGAATATTTCAGCAGATTTTATATTACTCTGGGTGTGCTGACAGCAAACCTGAGACAGAGCATGCATTATTCATATCAAACGAGAAGAGAGAATAACATCAAATGTCTTGTGTCTCCTTTTACTGTGAGAATTCTCTGTAGAGCATTCCACAGACCTGCAACCAGAGCCTGCAAATTCAGCTCAGTGCGAAAAGAACAGAACGAGGAAAGACAGACAGGAAGAGCGATCATCTTGCCATTTCCTCCCACCTATCTGCCTCTCGATGTCTGCTGCTTCCTCTGGTGTGGCCCTAGGCAGGACGCCCGGGTCGCTGAAGCTCGCCCGGAGAAGCATTCCCATCACAAAGACGAACAGCACTCCTCCGATGGCCGGAATGGCAGGAGTCAGGTTTGATGCCAGGAATGGGCAGCTGGAAGAAAGGGAATGAAAAAACTGGCTGTGAGTGTCATGCGGTGTTGCTAACAAATAAGCAAATAAGCCCCCCAGTTACAGACTTCTTTTTAATGGTCCTGTCTTTTGGCTGTAGCTAAAAGCAAAACCATTTACAGTCAATTTGCTATGTAATAACATTATAACTGTGTTATTACCATGTAATAAATACTTAAGTTGTGTAATAAGGTGAATATTTATTGTGAATATAGTTGTCAGGGTGTTGGTAGGCATTAGCGTCAGCAAAACAGCACAGCCAAAATGTTGAGTGGTTCAAAAAAGGTATAACAAACACTTCCTCCATCAGCCATTGGTTATTCAAACAGACAGTTCTGCCTCAAAGACAACCTACAAATAGCTCTCATATAGCCGATATGTATGTGATATAAGCTAATGCAATTTATTAaagcaaaaattaaaaaacatttgacaCAAATTGTGCATCATTCATTTATAAGGCTGCTGTTAGTATATTATGGAACTGATACAAAGGAAATTGAATGCTAATTTAAATGTTGCTAAGCAAGTGCAGTTATTAGCCAATACTGATCTAAAAATGGACAAATATGGGCTGATTTATTGGCAATCTATCAGTTTATGACTAATTAAAAACGGACTTATTTTATTACGAGATTTCATTATTACATGATTTTCTTTTAGAAATATAATTCCCATATAGctccctacattttttttttttttttttttaaaagggggTGATTGGGTGCTGTGCAGTTATACACTAAAAAAGGTGTTTTACTCTTAcgtatttattttgtatttaagcACTGCTGGAATGCAGTTGACTAATAAGCATCCTAGACatctcatttaaaataaataaaagacaaGAATCAGCTGGGTAAAGAACACAGGactgaacaaataaaaaaaatgagaatAACCTAAATCAAATGCATTCTTTGGGACATgggataaaaatataaaaaataaatccaatcTAGCTCTTTTTGTCCACTTAGGAGTTAATGAAATGTACCACCATCTGTTTCAAAGCATAGGCAAATGGTCTTAGGTACAATACCTAAAATTTGCCTGCTATATGGTATTCAGACTCCAAGACATAAACATTTTAGAATGCCTGCACTGTAATCTGATGGCTGCTAAATTGGCTAAGGGCATAGCAACTGAATTAGCCAAAATGGTCAGATGCTATCGACTAGCTTGTTAAAATAGCAATCCCCTAAGGGACCTTTTAAGAATGCCTTATTGTGTTTTCCACTGATTCTAGGTGTCATTGTCAGATTTACAGCTCTGAAGATTCCTTGTAAAGTGGTCTCCAAGGAACAGTTCTTAAGTTGTTGTGACGGACGGAGAGGTTGTACAGGGTCGCTACATCCCAAGTCCATTATCAAGTTACACTTTATACATGGAGATTAAAGTTGCTGAACTCAAAAGTCTAAAGTCTAGACTATAAAAACAGTGATGCTGTGCTGAATTGAGTCAAGATTAAAAATTGTGTTTAAGTAATGCATTTACAATAGTAGTCTAGTCTATGGGGAATGCGAtaaagaatctttttttttttttttttttttttttatagctataGCTATAGCTATAGCTTTTTTAGTattctgttttaatatgttttgaAATGTAACTTATTCCTAAAagggcaaagctaaattttcagcatttcAGATCCATTCAAATACTTTGTGGAGCTGAAACTAAATTgcataaaacaattaaaacagaCACTGTAACTCGAATCTCTTGCAGTTAACTTCTAGCTAGCAAGGTAGCAATAGCTCAAGCTGCtgggaaaatgaaatctgttgTAACTTTATCAGTTCGAGTTATGCTTAATTTAATCAGTTACTGAATTCACATAACTTTcttctattaagtacaattcACTTTTCAGTAGTATTTGAGTAAAACTTGTTTCATTTAGTAAATTTTGACTGTCAGGTTTTatattcttcagtgtcacatgatccttcagaaatccttctaatatgctgatttggtgtatttactgtcacttttgatcaatttaatgcatccttttttgaataaaagtattattttttctttcagaaCATGTATGTGTTTACATATAGTTTGATAAAATCATTTACTAACCATGCAAAGCTACACgagttatatatatttttttacttcatgACCACGTTAAGATGGTAAACATGATAATCTTATGAGCAGGCATACCAGAAAGGAGCATAATGTCATGAAGCAAACTATGCCCACAAAAGTATCGTTGGTAGCACATAACTAGTACCAGACTTTCATCTGGTAACAAAAGTAGTTCAAATATAACATACATTTTTGTACTGAAGAATTAATATATgggttttaataaaaatacaagctgcacatttctgtttttaaacaCTCTAGAATGTCTTTCACCACAACCATCCAAACAGTTATTTCCTGTGGTAAAAAGTGTCATGGATGCTGTCAATAGATTGTAATGGTTTTAAACTAGAATTTTGCTTTAAATTTAGTTAGTCTTACTGCTTGCACTACACTGATCCATCCTGTCCACTGTCAATAAATCTAGTTGAATActatttcctgtttttattccAGCCCATGATACACAAGCTGAATGCAGTCTCAAGGGTGTTTCACATTCAACCGAACCATTAATATCTGCTTAAAATGATTTACGAGTAAACAACTTGCTTTGAACTGCGCAACAGACCAACACAACAGCCTTTCACCAATGCAGCTAATGTGTTTTCATCTGTAGTCTCAGCTAACTGGGTAAATGGCTCAAAAAAACCTCTATAATGACTTTATAATCGTTTTGAAAAGCATGACAGTACTGACCCTAAAGCACAGAAAACACAACTGCAGGCTGGGTCGTCCTGTTGTTTCCTAGGAGACACAGGCTGTTCCAAAAGCACACAAAGATCGGGAAAGGGAAACCGTTGCCATGGAAACAGGACCGCACCAGTCTATGTTTTGGAAGTTGTGGTATGGAATGTATGGGGCTTGGAGAGATGGGGGATGGGACACTGGAAAATCTCTGTTCCACACATCCCTTATCCACAGCAGCCGTCTCAGGATCCCACACTGAGAGATTTTTAAACAGCCGTCGAAGTGTTACAGGCAAACACGCTTCAAATATGCAGAGCTTTGCATTTTCGTACCACCTGATATGGGTTTTTGCTGCAAACTCTCCAAAAGACTCTGAAGATAAGGCTCTCTTGTGTAAAGATCTTTGGAAATGTCAGGAATCCAAATGTCATACGTCAATAGTTTCTACTCTAGGTTGGTTAAACTTCACACAAGGAGTTCCTTACAGCGTGCAGTGTGTTGAAAGTTACGTGGACTGAAGTAATTCTATTACACCAAATTTACCACTTGTAAACGTCCTTCAGCGTCAGCGAGAGGGTCTAAATTACTGCACTGGCTTGAGTGGAACTGCACTTCAGCATCCCAGACCACAATTCAGCTTAAATGAAGCACAAAACACAACAACTCTTCATCAAGAGTAATGGTGAAAAATACAACAGGAAGGACCTCTAGACCAATCTTGTTTACACAAGGCTAGTTACGGTCTCTAGGATAAAATTTGCATCTTTCTCAGCTAGTGTTTGCATATTTACATTGTTAATGTCTAGTACTTCCATGAATGTGGGTATGAAAGTCTTCCTATTTTGAAAGCATTTGGATTTAATCAACAGTAATCATAATGATCACATCAAACTAAAGAACAAAACAGTAGTACAGAGATAGCATCAGTTGGTACTGAATTTTTCTATATTCATATACCATGGTACTGATTTACTGCGCTGAGGTCCTTCAAAGAATACTATGATATATATAGATTCCAAAAGAACCATGAAGAACTGATTTTCTTAGTGAGAAAGGTTCTTCAGATTAAGAAGTTCTTCTCAACtataaagaacattttgtgcaatggaaaccTTCCATTGATGGTTAAGGAACTATAGTTGATAAACAACCTTTGTTTTTATCAAATAGTGTACATGGCCTACAAACATTTTGGTAGTGTCTGGGGTAGAGAGAAGATTAGAGCACTTCAGTGGGTCAAAGTACTTACTCAAAGGCAAAGAAGAGGCCACTGGTCACCAAAATGAGAACCATGGTAAGGTAGAAGACCCCAGTCTGCTTTGCCATCATGATCCGCCCGTTGCAGTAAAACTTATTTCGGCCTGGAAAAACCTGCCATTTCCTTTTAATCTTCCTTTTCTTGCTGTGTGGGGTGTCCATGGGTGAGGAGTTGTGTGTACAGATCTGATTGTACTGGCACTCCCGAATGGGCTCCTCTACCCCAAGATGCATGTTGCCTGTCATTTACCCACCAGTgataaaacaaaactttaaagCAGCACAAGTGAATCAGTAATTCAAATGTCCTCAAGAAACGAACGAGACAGCAGGGTCTTGAAGAAACATCTCTGATCTGATGGAGAAAGCATTAGGCTACACAACCCAGTCAGAGAAAAGCGTGGAACTGTAATCAAGGAACCATTTTATTAGCTCCatgttttattgaaatttacattaaaaaatgctAATATTTACATCCGAAATGATTGGCATGGAATAAGATCCGAGTGTTTGGTTTACATGTTTGTTTGGATAACTCCTTCATTGCAGATGTCTATCCCCAACACAACAGGATGCGCTCCAGGACACAGAGGCATGTGGACATCATGCCCAGAAATGTAGCTTTGTCTGTTCGCGTCTCAAAGATTGTAACTCCTCTGATTCGGTTCGGAAGCGCTAAATCCACTCAAAAGATCTGGAATATAACGTTAAAAACGTCCTTCCGATGTCCTCGTAATCCCGTTCGCGAGAGGGTCTTTATTGCATGAACGCCATCTAGAAATCTAGTTCTGACGCCGCGCGCAGGATATTACAACAGCAAACAAACAGAGGTGGGTGTTTAATCACCTATATCGATAATGATGAaggagagaaagacagaaacaGAAGAAGGATCGCTGTGCGCAGGATGTGGATGGAGTAGATCACCGCGTGAACTGCATGAGCTCACGGCACACGATGACCCTATAAACAGCGGCGCCGTCTCAAATCATAATGAGCTGTCTATGTAGGCAGCATATTTGGGGGCGCTCACAACAAAGTGAGCTGCCTGTGTAGACAGCTTTCAAAACCTAGTGGTCCAGACAGCATTATTGAGTACGTGTCTTAAATCCAGCTCGCTTCCAGTCTAGACAGTATTTTTGAGCATGTCTCAAACACCGACTACGCTCAtacctagacagcattttatttatttatttattgttgttgaGGGTTGGTAATCATATGCAGGTTCCGGGTCAGACTGGATTCAGCTTGTATCAtcaatagaaaaaataaatataacaaaacattagACATATTTTTTTCTCCGTCCGTGATACCCCGAATGCTTTCTATGTAGGGAGCTCACCCCGTTTCGAAACACAGCCGATCTGGTCGGCAGAATCTCAGTCCTCCTCTCACCAACACATATCTAGTTCAATAACATTACggtttttttatagttttaagaGGTTTGCATCATGATGATCACGTTAATCACTCATAAACTTTTGCAGCATTATTGTTACTCtgtcaaaaaattaattttatatggatttttacttttgtttcaATTATAGATACACCTTAAGAGTAAGAATATAACAGTAAGCACGCTTATAATTACATGTTTGTCCA
This genomic window from Chanodichthys erythropterus isolate Z2021 chromosome 4, ASM2448905v1, whole genome shotgun sequence contains:
- the zdhhc14 gene encoding palmitoyltransferase ZDHHC14 isoform X2, coding for MTGNMHLGVEEPIRECQYNQICTHNSSPMDTPHSKKRKIKRKWQVFPGRNKFYCNGRIMMAKQTGVFYLTMVLILVTSGLFFAFDCPFLASNLTPAIPAIGGVLFVFVMGMLLRASFSDPGVLPRATPEEAADIERQIDATNGPSGPGYRPPPRTREVVINGQTVKLKYCFTCKIFRPPRASHCSLCDNCVERFDHHCPWVGNCVGRRNYRFFYLFILSLSFLTIFIFAFVITHVILRSNRTGFLSALKDSPASVLEVVVCFFSVWSIVGLSGFHTYLISSNQTTNEDIKGSWSSKRGKGNYNPYSYGNFITNCCAALCGPLPPSLIDRRGFVLPDTPQPAAQTNGTGACPSNQVQSHMQTL